The genomic segment TCGTCTCGATCGGCGTCGCGCAGGACAAGGCGTTCACCTGCGCCCAGTTCGCGTGCATGCCCACCGACAAGGTGAACGAGATGATCACGCGCAGCGGCGAGACCGTGCGCCTCGGCGTGATGGTGCGCCCGCGCATGGTCACCTTCGGCGGCGGCGTGCCGGTGATCGTGGACGGCGCGCCCGTCGCCGCGCTGGGTGTCTCGGGCGGATCCGAAGCCGACGACCTCGCGTGTGTGCGCGCAGGGCTCGCGGCGATCGGAGCGGACACGAGCGTAGGGGCGGAGACGGAGTAGGGAGCACAAGAAATGGATCAGTTTGAGACGACGAAGAGCGGCGTGAAAGTCGCGAAGGACTTCCGCTCGAACCTCATCATCGATCGTTATGCCCCTGCCTTTGCTCAGATGCGCGCGAGCAAACGCGAAGACATGAGGAGCGAGAACAGCGAGGATGCATTGACCTGAAACGTCTTTCGCTCGCTTCGCCAGCTGAACCCCCAGAGTTGGGTTCGTGATCTTGCTGGCCTTTGCAGCCCGAGCATTTCGCTCGATGCATTCGAGGGCGCTTCAGTCCGCCTCTGGCAGCAAGTCCGTCCACCTCTCGCTCTTCTCGCGGGAGGAGACGAAGGGCCTTCGGAGGTTGACGTTGTGATCGAGTCGGAGAACTGGGTCTGGTTCGTCGAAGCAAAGTTCAAGAGCGACATCTCGAAGCGGACGACAACGCGAGAGACGCGTGACCAGATTCTCCGGAATCTCGACGTCGGATCGAACTATGCGGGAGTGCGTCCTTTCCATTTCACACTGCTTCTTACCGATACGGGCCGGAGTAAGCTCGGTGTCGACAAGGTTCGCGAGTATCAGGATCTGAATCGTGTCCGGCGGCTGTTGCCGCATCGAGCTGATCAAGCCAGAAACCTTGCATCGGTGACCCTTCTCGAGTGGCGATCTATCGGGGCGCTTCTCGAGCGCGCCTCGCAGGCGGAGGATCCGTACGAGAAGCTCGTCTCG from the Deltaproteobacteria bacterium genome contains:
- a CDS encoding heme-binding protein: MRITEDGPRTLSAEAAWTLCKATIDKANELGLNMVVAVCDPGGNLLALLRSPRAFLVSIGVAQDKAFTCAQFACMPTDKVNEMITRSGETVRLGVMVRPRMVTFGGGVPVIVDGAPVAALGVSGGSEADDLACVRAGLAAIGADTSVGAETE